A single window of Vibrio stylophorae DNA harbors:
- the guaA gene encoding glutamine-hydrolyzing GMP synthase encodes MTTNIHDQRILILDFGSQYTQLVARRVREIGVYCELWSWDVEEADIREFNPDGIILSGGPESVTEANSPRAPQYVFDSGVPVLGVCYGMQTMAEQLGGKVAGSTEREFGYAQVKVSGESAIFNNMDQIQDVWMSHGDKVVEIPADFVKVGETDTCPFAAMANEEKKYYGVQFHPEVTHTKGGMQMLENFVLGVCGCDRLWTSESIIEDAVKRIKAQVGDDEVILGLSGGVDSSVVAMLVHRAIGDKLTCVFVDNGLLRLNEGQQVMDMFGDKFGLNIIKVDAEDRFLEALKGKSDPEDKRKTIGHVFVDVFDEESKKLANAKWLAQGTIYPDVIESAASKTGKAHVIKSHHNVGGLPEEMAMGLVEPLRELFKDEVRKIGLELGLPYNMLYRHPFPGPGLGVRVLGEIKKEYCDLLRRADAIFIEELHAADLYDKVSQAFTVFLPVRSVGVMGDGRKYDWVVSLRAVETIDFMTAHWAHLPYDFLGKVSNRIINEVDGISRVVYDISGKPPATIEWE; translated from the coding sequence ATGACAACAAACATTCATGACCAACGCATTTTGATTCTCGACTTCGGTTCGCAATACACCCAATTGGTGGCGCGCCGTGTTCGTGAAATTGGTGTTTACTGTGAGCTTTGGAGCTGGGATGTCGAAGAAGCCGACATTCGCGAGTTCAACCCTGACGGTATTATCCTTTCTGGTGGCCCTGAAAGTGTTACTGAAGCCAACTCGCCACGTGCACCACAATATGTGTTCGATTCTGGCGTGCCTGTATTGGGCGTGTGCTACGGCATGCAAACCATGGCAGAGCAATTGGGCGGTAAAGTTGCCGGCTCTACTGAGCGTGAATTTGGCTATGCACAAGTAAAAGTATCGGGCGAATCAGCCATCTTTAATAACATGGATCAAATCCAAGACGTATGGATGAGCCATGGCGACAAAGTTGTCGAAATCCCAGCTGATTTCGTCAAAGTCGGTGAGACAGACACCTGTCCATTTGCTGCAATGGCGAATGAAGAGAAAAAATACTACGGCGTACAGTTCCACCCAGAAGTGACGCACACCAAAGGCGGCATGCAAATGCTTGAGAACTTTGTTCTTGGTGTTTGTGGCTGTGATCGTCTATGGACCTCTGAATCAATCATCGAAGATGCAGTGAAACGCATTAAAGCGCAAGTTGGCGACGACGAAGTGATCCTAGGCCTATCAGGCGGTGTGGACTCATCTGTGGTTGCGATGCTGGTGCACCGCGCGATTGGCGACAAACTCACTTGTGTATTCGTGGATAACGGCTTACTTCGTTTGAATGAAGGTCAGCAAGTGATGGATATGTTTGGCGATAAATTCGGCCTGAACATCATCAAAGTGGATGCAGAAGATCGCTTCCTCGAAGCGCTGAAAGGTAAATCAGATCCAGAAGACAAGCGTAAGACCATCGGTCACGTGTTTGTTGACGTATTCGATGAAGAATCTAAGAAGCTGGCAAATGCAAAATGGTTGGCACAGGGCACCATCTACCCTGATGTAATTGAATCAGCGGCATCTAAGACTGGTAAAGCGCATGTGATCAAATCACACCACAACGTGGGCGGTCTACCTGAAGAGATGGCCATGGGTCTTGTTGAGCCACTTCGCGAACTATTTAAAGATGAAGTGCGTAAGATTGGTCTAGAGCTTGGCCTACCTTACAACATGCTTTATCGCCACCCATTCCCAGGACCAGGTCTTGGGGTTCGTGTACTTGGTGAAATCAAGAAAGAGTACTGTGACTTGCTACGTCGCGCTGATGCCATCTTCATCGAAGAGCTTCATGCTGCAGACTTGTACGACAAAGTATCGCAAGCATTCACCGTATTCCTACCGGTTCGCTCTGTTGGCGTCATGGGTGATGGCCGTAAATACGATTGGGTTGTATCGCTACGCGCGGTAGAAACCATCGACTTTATGACCGCACACTGGGCACATCTGCCATATGACTTCCTTGGTAAGGTTTCAAACCGAATCATTAACGAAGTTGATGGCATCTCTCGCGTTGTTTACGATATCTCAGGTAAACCGCCAGCGACTATCGAATGGGAGTGA
- the der gene encoding ribosome biogenesis GTPase Der, with product MIPVVALVGRPNVGKSTLFNRLTRTRDALVADFPGLTRDRKYGKAKLGEHEFIVIDTGGIDGTEEGVETKMAEQSLAAIEEADVVLFMVDGRAGLTVSDEAIAQHLRTREKNTFLVVNKVDGVDPDAASSEFWQLGMDNMYQIAAAHGRGVGALIDRALSPLAQAMAEEDADELTDLTDFADQDDENIEDLTEEQAEARYLALQNQPIKLAIIGRPNVGKSTLTNRILGEERVVVYDMPGTTRDSIYIPMKRNEREYVLIDTAGVRRRRRVNETVEKFSVIKTLKAIEDANVVLVVIDARENISDQDLSLIGFALNAGRSIVLAVNKWDGLSMDVKDRVKSELDRRLGFIDFARIHFISALHGTGVGHLFESVEEAYQSATKRIGTSMLTRIMQMAQEDHQPPLVRGRRVKLKYAHAGGYNPPIVVIHGNMVNELPDSYKRYLMNYYRKSLEMMGTPIRVQFQSSDNPFENKTNKLTLSQERHRSRLMKMMKHRKK from the coding sequence ATGATTCCTGTTGTAGCCCTTGTTGGCCGACCCAATGTAGGTAAATCAACCCTGTTTAATCGTTTGACGCGTACCCGAGACGCGCTTGTTGCTGATTTCCCAGGGCTCACTCGGGATCGTAAATATGGCAAAGCCAAATTAGGCGAGCACGAATTTATCGTGATCGATACCGGCGGTATCGATGGCACCGAAGAAGGTGTGGAAACCAAAATGGCAGAACAATCATTAGCGGCGATTGAAGAAGCTGATGTGGTGCTATTTATGGTGGATGGCCGCGCAGGCCTAACGGTTTCAGATGAAGCCATTGCGCAGCACTTGCGCACCCGAGAAAAAAACACTTTCTTAGTGGTCAACAAAGTGGATGGCGTTGATCCTGATGCTGCAAGCTCTGAGTTTTGGCAGCTAGGCATGGACAACATGTACCAAATCGCAGCGGCTCATGGCCGTGGTGTTGGTGCATTGATTGATCGCGCGCTATCACCTCTTGCGCAGGCTATGGCTGAAGAAGATGCCGATGAGCTGACTGATCTCACTGATTTTGCAGATCAAGACGATGAAAACATCGAAGATCTAACAGAAGAGCAAGCGGAAGCGCGTTATCTTGCGCTGCAAAACCAGCCGATTAAATTGGCGATCATTGGTCGTCCAAACGTTGGTAAATCAACGCTGACTAACCGTATTCTCGGTGAAGAGCGTGTGGTGGTTTACGATATGCCGGGGACCACCCGTGACTCAATCTATATTCCGATGAAGCGCAATGAGCGTGAATATGTCTTGATTGATACTGCAGGTGTGCGTCGTCGTCGCCGCGTTAATGAAACCGTTGAGAAATTCTCGGTCATCAAAACTTTGAAAGCGATTGAAGATGCCAACGTTGTTTTGGTGGTGATTGATGCGCGTGAGAATATCTCAGATCAAGATTTAAGCTTGATCGGCTTTGCATTGAATGCTGGTCGCTCCATTGTGCTTGCGGTGAACAAGTGGGACGGTTTGTCCATGGATGTCAAAGATCGCGTGAAATCTGAGCTCGATCGCCGTCTTGGCTTTATCGATTTTGCGCGTATTCACTTTATCTCTGCACTACACGGTACGGGTGTGGGTCACTTGTTTGAATCTGTTGAAGAAGCATATCAATCAGCGACTAAGCGTATTGGTACCTCTATGCTGACTCGTATTATGCAAATGGCGCAAGAAGATCACCAACCACCACTCGTACGTGGTCGTCGTGTGAAGCTAAAATACGCGCATGCGGGTGGTTATAACCCACCAATCGTGGTGATCCACGGTAACATGGTGAATGAATTGCCAGACTCTTATAAACGTTACTTGATGAACTACTACCGTAAGAGTTTGGAGATGATGGGGACACCGATTCGCGTGCAATTCCAAAGCAGCGACAACCCATTTGAAAACAAAACCAATAAACTCACTTTGTCGCAAGAGCGCCATCGCTCTCGTTTGATGAAGATGATGAAACATCGTAAAAAATAG
- a CDS encoding alanyl-tRNA editing protein: MSVRATEVLFPLGIDQAKSQVIYSQCHQDARVIVCQQTPFHPVSHIWPDHPADRGEIICGSEIWPVNNCIIGAWSESEQRLYLAQDIPVKRDEPGWQFVVAHLIGKEAPCMMGQMVTLKVDRHYQQSLSLAHSAEHLVSMALNLVLAQSHWRKDPGRYDPLGSPDFHRYAQLDSQIRPLSSEVNYRLGKTLRKRGFNTHEATAELPQIEQQVNLQLAQWLSEPTAIHLHCEGPRLTDSRYWQCELNQQLAAMPCGGTHARNLSDFSTIQIRIIECDLDHWKVITEVQVARIFTHDLAD, from the coding sequence ATGTCCGTGCGCGCCACCGAGGTGCTATTCCCTCTGGGAATAGACCAAGCTAAAAGTCAGGTGATCTACAGTCAGTGCCATCAAGATGCACGGGTGATTGTCTGTCAGCAAACACCATTTCACCCAGTGAGCCATATTTGGCCTGATCATCCTGCTGATCGCGGCGAGATTATCTGCGGCAGCGAGATTTGGCCTGTGAATAATTGCATCATCGGTGCATGGTCTGAAAGTGAGCAGCGACTTTATTTAGCGCAAGATATTCCAGTCAAACGTGATGAGCCTGGCTGGCAATTTGTGGTTGCTCATCTGATAGGCAAAGAAGCACCTTGCATGATGGGACAAATGGTCACACTGAAAGTTGATCGCCATTACCAGCAATCCTTGAGCTTAGCGCATAGCGCCGAGCATTTAGTTTCCATGGCACTGAACTTAGTATTAGCACAATCGCACTGGCGAAAAGACCCAGGGCGATATGATCCACTGGGCTCCCCCGATTTTCATCGTTACGCACAGCTGGATAGCCAAATTCGTCCACTCAGTAGTGAAGTGAACTATCGACTAGGTAAAACTTTGCGTAAGCGTGGTTTTAATACCCATGAAGCCACAGCCGAGTTGCCGCAGATTGAGCAGCAGGTGAATTTGCAGCTTGCTCAATGGCTCAGTGAACCCACTGCGATTCATCTTCATTGTGAAGGACCGCGACTGACGGATTCGCGCTACTGGCAATGTGAATTGAATCAGCAATTGGCCGCCATGCCTTGTGGTGGCACGCATGCACGAAATTTAAGCGACTTTTCAACGATCCAAATAAGGATAATTGAATGTGATCTAGATCACTGGAAAGTGATCACTGAGGTGCAAGTTGCACGGATCTTCACACATGATCTTGCTGATTAA
- the xseA gene encoding exodeoxyribonuclease VII large subunit → MPAYPNSASESNSQIYSVSSLNSKVRLLLEKEVGIIWLAGELTNFSQPVSGHWYFTLKDNQAQVKCAMFRGQNRRVIFAPRNGQQVLVRARISLYEPRGDYQLVIESMQPAGDGLMQQAFEALKIKLYQEGLFDQGRKKPLPQHPRRVGVITSPSGAALHDILNVLKRRAPQLPVVIYPATVQGDGAAITIAQAIGRANSRQECDVLIVGRGGGGAEDLWCFNDEVLARTIAASQIPIISAVGHEVDVTISDFVADLRAPTPSAAAELVSRDQLQLSQQLSQRQQQLRATMQQQLSLQKQHLYRLQQRLERQHPQRQLNQQAQRLDELHYRLSQAMQRQLHQAKLRFNQQQQRFERHHPKHQLPSAQLRLAHLRQALSQVMRQRVGFHQQQLAAKAHTLEAVSPLAILARGFSVSFDSQQQVLRQSAQVQVGERITTQLQDGKIESQVVAIRKNAS, encoded by the coding sequence ATGCCTGCCTACCCAAATTCGGCCAGCGAGAGCAATTCTCAAATCTATTCCGTCTCTAGTTTGAACAGCAAAGTTCGTCTACTTCTTGAGAAAGAAGTCGGGATTATTTGGCTTGCGGGCGAGCTCACAAATTTTTCGCAACCCGTTTCAGGACATTGGTATTTTACCCTCAAAGATAACCAAGCTCAGGTCAAATGCGCGATGTTTCGCGGCCAAAATCGTCGTGTCATATTTGCCCCGCGCAATGGCCAACAGGTGCTGGTTCGTGCACGCATTAGCCTTTATGAACCCCGTGGTGATTACCAGCTAGTCATCGAATCGATGCAGCCTGCTGGTGATGGTTTAATGCAGCAAGCCTTTGAAGCGCTAAAGATTAAACTCTATCAAGAGGGTCTATTTGACCAAGGCCGTAAAAAGCCATTACCGCAACACCCACGCCGTGTTGGGGTGATCACCTCCCCTTCAGGCGCTGCACTGCACGATATTTTAAATGTGCTCAAACGCCGAGCGCCGCAGCTTCCTGTGGTCATTTATCCAGCCACAGTGCAAGGCGATGGCGCAGCAATCACCATTGCCCAAGCCATTGGTCGCGCCAACAGTCGTCAAGAATGCGATGTATTGATTGTTGGACGCGGTGGTGGTGGCGCTGAAGATTTATGGTGTTTTAATGATGAAGTGCTCGCGCGCACCATTGCAGCTAGCCAAATTCCAATCATTAGTGCTGTGGGTCATGAAGTGGATGTGACCATTAGTGATTTTGTTGCTGATCTACGCGCACCAACCCCTTCGGCTGCCGCTGAGTTAGTCAGCCGCGATCAATTGCAGCTCAGCCAGCAACTCAGCCAGCGCCAGCAGCAATTACGCGCAACAATGCAGCAGCAGCTAAGCCTGCAAAAGCAGCATCTTTATCGCTTACAGCAGCGCCTTGAGCGACAGCATCCACAGCGCCAGCTGAATCAGCAAGCGCAGCGTTTAGACGAGCTCCATTACCGCCTTTCGCAAGCGATGCAACGCCAATTACACCAAGCAAAACTGCGTTTTAATCAGCAACAGCAACGCTTTGAGCGCCATCATCCAAAGCACCAATTACCCAGTGCACAATTACGTTTAGCGCATCTTCGCCAAGCCTTGAGCCAAGTAATGCGCCAGCGTGTAGGTTTCCACCAGCAACAATTAGCGGCCAAAGCACACACCTTAGAAGCGGTGAGTCCGCTGGCGATCCTAGCGCGTGGCTTTAGCGTCAGTTTTGATAGCCAGCAACAAGTCTTGCGGCAAAGCGCGCAAGTGCAGGTCGGTGAGCGTATTACCACCCAACTACAAGATGGCAAAATAGAAAGCCAAGTGGTGGCCATACGAAAAAACGCGAGCTAA
- a CDS encoding imm11 family protein yields MNYYLMFEKFESGEGTFTVKSPWNNVLQYYQPQIKLLKNRPTVYLNTQYNEKGMSDFLKIPMGMLASKKVQQIFFDKGFSGVQFLPVDVKNDVIVTDFAFMNVTAHYDLLDPAASEAEGFSKTLGGYTGVLEEMLDLAKFESTNIEHDCFTLSTYKDPYYVSEKVKDALEDAGITGIEFIPMEFS; encoded by the coding sequence ATGAATTATTATTTAATGTTCGAAAAATTCGAATCGGGTGAAGGTACGTTTACCGTCAAAAGCCCATGGAACAACGTGCTTCAATATTACCAACCTCAAATTAAGCTTTTAAAGAACAGGCCGACAGTCTATTTAAATACGCAGTATAACGAAAAAGGTATGTCTGATTTTTTAAAAATCCCAATGGGAATGTTGGCGAGTAAAAAAGTTCAACAAATTTTTTTCGACAAAGGGTTTAGCGGTGTACAGTTTCTTCCTGTCGACGTAAAAAATGACGTTATCGTAACTGATTTTGCTTTTATGAATGTGACTGCTCACTATGATTTGCTCGACCCTGCTGCTTCTGAGGCCGAGGGCTTTAGTAAAACACTTGGTGGATACACTGGCGTTTTGGAGGAAATGCTTGATTTGGCTAAATTTGAATCAACAAATATCGAACATGATTGCTTCACGCTATCGACTTATAAAGATCCTTATTATGTGAGTGAAAAAGTTAAGGATGCATTAGAAGATGCTGGAATCACTGGGATTGAATTTATACCGATGGAGTTTTCATGA
- the bamB gene encoding outer membrane protein assembly factor BamB: MMRHKLSKLIALTCLTSLLWGCSGSEDAIVVAPVPEFDNRLEPETVWQASTGDGVESFYSYLKPAVAYDRVYTADRDGTVSAFDEESGDRVWQVTVNHGDSALSAGPTVSYESVFVGSEDGLLFALNAEDGSEQWQQKVDGEVLAAPFVDEGLVVIQTTRGVVQAFDAETGAVRWQTSTDVPNLTLRGDSSFAGSSGAIFWGSANGRVNGAFMAHGGPIWQQTVGFAKGASEIERLVDVDATPIIAGDRIFALGYNGSLVALELRSGKVLWRRDYSSAKDFAVSGNGIYFVNADDHVIGVDARNGHELWRNDLLENRQLTPPLVQGSLVIVGDNEGYLYWLDNQTGQFLAKMKVDGSGLYSAPVELNQGLVIQTRSGRVKMIAVP; the protein is encoded by the coding sequence ATGATGCGACATAAGCTCAGTAAACTGATTGCATTGACCTGTTTAACATCCCTGCTTTGGGGATGTTCAGGGAGTGAGGATGCCATTGTGGTGGCACCTGTACCTGAATTTGATAATCGCCTTGAACCAGAGACGGTTTGGCAGGCCAGTACAGGGGATGGTGTTGAGTCATTTTACTCTTACCTGAAACCTGCGGTTGCTTATGATCGTGTTTATACTGCGGACCGTGATGGCACCGTTTCTGCTTTTGATGAGGAGAGCGGTGATCGTGTTTGGCAGGTGACTGTAAATCATGGTGACAGCGCATTATCAGCGGGTCCTACCGTGAGCTATGAGTCGGTATTTGTCGGCAGCGAAGATGGTTTACTGTTTGCGCTCAACGCAGAAGATGGCAGCGAGCAGTGGCAACAAAAAGTGGACGGTGAAGTGCTGGCTGCACCTTTTGTCGACGAAGGCTTAGTGGTGATTCAAACCACTCGCGGCGTGGTACAAGCTTTTGATGCAGAAACCGGTGCTGTGCGCTGGCAAACCAGTACCGATGTTCCTAACCTGACGCTGCGTGGTGATAGCTCTTTTGCTGGCTCAAGCGGTGCTATTTTTTGGGGTAGCGCTAATGGTCGCGTGAATGGTGCCTTTATGGCTCATGGTGGTCCAATTTGGCAACAAACCGTTGGTTTTGCCAAAGGTGCTAGTGAAATTGAGCGTCTAGTAGACGTTGATGCAACACCGATCATCGCTGGCGATCGCATTTTTGCGCTGGGCTACAATGGCTCATTGGTCGCACTTGAACTGCGCAGCGGCAAAGTACTATGGCGCCGTGATTATTCATCAGCCAAAGACTTTGCGGTCAGTGGTAATGGTATCTACTTTGTTAATGCCGATGATCATGTGATTGGCGTCGATGCGCGTAACGGTCATGAGCTATGGCGCAATGATTTACTTGAAAACCGCCAGTTAACACCACCTTTGGTGCAGGGCAGTTTGGTGATTGTGGGCGATAACGAAGGTTATCTGTACTGGCTGGATAATCAAACCGGTCAGTTCCTCGCAAAAATGAAGGTAGATGGCAGTGGTTTGTACTCGGCCCCAGTGGAACTCAACCAAGGGTTGGTGATCCAAACTCGCAGTGGTCGTGTTAAAATGATTGCAGTGCCGTAA
- the guaB gene encoding IMP dehydrogenase has protein sequence MLRIAKEALTFDDVLLVPAHSTVLPNTADLRTRLTKNITLNIPMLSASMDTVTEANLAIALAQEGGIGFIHKNMSIEQQAEQVRLVKIFEAGMVAQPIAVRPDATIADVKSLTEKHGFAGFPVVTENNELVGIITGRDVRFVTDLSKKVEVVMTPKDRLVTVKEGASREEVQERMHQGRVEKVLVVNDDFQLSGMITAKDFHKAERKPNACKDDKGRLRVGAAVGAGAGNEERVQALVEAGVDVLLIDSSHGHSEGVLERIRATRAAYPDLDIIGGNVATAGGARALIEAGASAVKVGIGPGSICTTRIVTGVGVPQVTAISDAAEVADEYGIPVIADGGIRFSGDICKAIAAGASCVMVGSMFAGTEEAPGEVILYQGRSYKAYRGMGSLGAMSQGSSDRYFQSDNAADKLVPEGIEGRIAYKGRLKEIVHQQMGGLRSSMGLTGSATIEDMRTKAEFVRISGAGMKESHVHDVQITKEAPNYRLG, from the coding sequence ATGCTACGTATCGCTAAAGAAGCGCTAACTTTTGACGACGTTCTACTCGTCCCTGCACATTCAACTGTTCTTCCTAATACAGCTGATCTTCGCACTCGACTAACCAAAAACATTACCCTAAACATTCCAATGTTGTCTGCATCTATGGACACCGTTACGGAAGCAAACTTGGCCATTGCATTGGCGCAAGAGGGCGGTATTGGTTTTATCCACAAAAACATGTCGATCGAACAACAAGCTGAACAAGTTCGCTTGGTGAAAATTTTCGAAGCAGGCATGGTTGCTCAACCTATCGCAGTGCGTCCAGATGCGACCATTGCAGATGTGAAATCATTGACTGAAAAGCACGGTTTTGCGGGTTTCCCTGTGGTTACTGAAAACAACGAATTGGTCGGTATCATCACTGGCCGTGACGTGCGTTTCGTTACTGATCTTTCTAAGAAAGTTGAAGTAGTGATGACACCAAAAGATCGTTTGGTGACAGTCAAAGAAGGTGCTTCTCGTGAAGAAGTACAAGAGCGCATGCACCAAGGCCGCGTTGAAAAAGTATTGGTCGTGAATGATGACTTCCAATTGAGCGGCATGATCACTGCAAAAGACTTCCATAAAGCTGAGCGCAAACCAAACGCATGTAAAGATGACAAAGGTCGTCTACGTGTGGGTGCTGCGGTTGGCGCAGGTGCTGGCAATGAAGAGCGTGTTCAAGCGCTTGTTGAAGCGGGTGTTGACGTTCTATTGATTGACTCTTCACACGGCCACTCTGAAGGTGTGCTTGAGCGTATTCGCGCAACACGCGCAGCTTACCCAGATCTTGATATCATCGGTGGTAACGTTGCTACTGCTGGCGGCGCTCGTGCGTTGATCGAAGCAGGCGCAAGTGCCGTGAAAGTGGGTATTGGCCCAGGTTCAATCTGTACCACACGTATTGTGACTGGTGTTGGTGTACCGCAAGTAACTGCAATCTCTGATGCAGCGGAAGTTGCGGATGAGTACGGCATTCCAGTGATTGCCGATGGCGGTATCCGCTTCTCTGGTGATATTTGTAAAGCGATTGCTGCTGGCGCATCTTGTGTGATGGTTGGCTCTATGTTCGCTGGTACTGAAGAAGCACCAGGCGAAGTGATCCTTTACCAAGGCCGCTCTTATAAAGCATACCGTGGCATGGGCTCTTTGGGCGCAATGTCTCAAGGTTCTTCTGATCGTTACTTCCAATCAGATAACGCAGCTGACAAGCTTGTTCCTGAAGGTATCGAAGGTCGCATCGCTTATAAAGGCCGCTTGAAAGAGATCGTTCACCAACAAATGGGTGGTCTACGTTCAAGCATGGGTCTCACTGGTAGCGCAACGATTGAAGATATGCGTACCAAAGCTGAGTTTGTTCGCATCTCTGGCGCTGGTATGAAAGAGTCGCATGTGCACGACGTACAAATCACCAAAGAAGCACCAAACTACCGTTTGGGTTAA
- a CDS encoding YfgM family protein gives MEVYSTEEQQVEALKAWWKENGKAIILGAVIGLGGLFGWRHYQASVLEGQYATSQAYAQLEQSADQATATQAFIDSHSDAAYASLAAMNLAKAAVDKGDLAAAATQLQWVVDHSSDASLKSLAQVRLARVMIAQGQYDPALALLDQIKEPSWQAKVLMLKGDVLVKQNKMTEAREAYLSAQQVENLPLLQVKLDELAQ, from the coding sequence GTGGAAGTCTACAGCACAGAAGAACAACAGGTTGAGGCGTTAAAAGCCTGGTGGAAAGAGAATGGCAAAGCGATCATTCTTGGTGCCGTTATTGGTTTGGGTGGTTTATTTGGTTGGCGTCACTATCAAGCCAGCGTGCTTGAAGGCCAATATGCCACTTCACAAGCTTACGCTCAGCTTGAGCAAAGTGCTGATCAGGCAACCGCAACACAAGCCTTTATCGATAGCCATAGTGATGCGGCTTATGCCTCACTTGCTGCGATGAATCTTGCTAAAGCAGCGGTAGATAAGGGTGATCTAGCAGCGGCCGCAACGCAACTCCAATGGGTTGTGGATCATAGCAGCGACGCCTCTTTGAAATCTTTGGCGCAAGTTCGTCTTGCTCGCGTGATGATTGCCCAAGGCCAATATGACCCAGCACTTGCCTTGCTTGATCAAATTAAAGAGCCAAGCTGGCAGGCAAAAGTATTGATGCTGAAAGGTGATGTGCTAGTCAAACAAAACAAAATGACTGAAGCACGTGAAGCTTACCTGAGTGCACAACAAGTTGAAAACTTGCCGCTACTTCAAGTGAAATTGGACGAACTTGCGCAATAG
- a CDS encoding YfgJ family double zinc ribbon protein has protein sequence MKVETCPQCESQLRRETASEYYCDFCQLTFIRHCHCNVCGAELERLNACGAANYFCNQCNELKSKRVIEETFTVKD, from the coding sequence ATGAAGGTGGAAACCTGTCCACAGTGTGAGAGTCAACTGCGTCGAGAAACGGCGTCGGAATACTATTGTGATTTTTGTCAGCTGACCTTTATTCGTCATTGCCATTGCAATGTCTGTGGCGCAGAGCTGGAGCGGCTTAATGCATGTGGTGCAGCCAACTACTTTTGTAATCAATGCAATGAACTTAAATCAAAGCGCGTGATAGAAGAAACTTTTACCGTGAAAGATTAA